The Populus alba chromosome 4, ASM523922v2, whole genome shotgun sequence genome contains a region encoding:
- the LOC118030359 gene encoding CDT1-like protein a, chloroplastic translates to MEQGGCEERGKKVYDLKCEKIVLSVDESTQKPETIETRKSLEANMFASQTPAKTNEPLHAKFREGELEILERHKTIVELFDSMNCSLRLLVMRKKSPTFQNISAQVEVLTQRKFSYGHLARIKYLLPEAIQMDKILVHDKKSLCMKPDMKIGVLFDVVEGHDEESDFIALRQVFTSRLVDYFIKHPEACDIPQAILPGPFNQSKEATFEDKAGDHSMAIFCEPFNEISETIAPEPMITDQSREYLPAAIESQMLSTPSHLRPSFNRHFSQKTPSEEEKVQLLASSPVPSSVSPSGDLHNEHLNEARTGESPEFCSKFNFRTNLDIESERARQSCIPYSKYTSFNPLPSQPINPEVSADVYTSTSPKCKPDSSVDKLLLETPAQSTPRRAMHSSDDKHKDTTSQKQTLSCKPAKRVLDFSYMEADKGASEYYEFLHDSSTQPLAGSSSLLKKVEVSLGHSSVDQKTCQSDTVHQQMSIQLPDLVSLVHHIFQSVNFSPITKEELVHKIILDSLDVVDRREVEEQIGILEKRVPDWICRLPAPSGDVLYKIKKMSALDTVQAMVIA, encoded by the exons ATGGAGCAGGGCGGATGTgaagaaagagggaaaaaagTTTATGACTTGAAGTGTGAAAAGATTGTCCTTTCGGTTGATGAATCAACTCAAAAACCAGAAACTATTGAAACCCGGAAAAGTTTGGAAGCTAACATGTTTGCATCTCAAACACCTGCCAAGACGAATGAGCCTTTGCATGCTAAATTCAGAGAAGGAGAACTTGAAATTTTAGAAAG GCACAAGACAATTGTAGAACTCTTTGATAGTATGAATTGTTCATTGAGGTTGCTGGTTATGAGAAAAAAGTCacctacttttcaaaatatatctGCTCAAGTTGAAGTCTTGACTCAAAG GAAGTTCTCTTACGGACATCTTGCACGGATAAAATATTTACTTCCTGAAGCTATACAGATGGATAAGATTCTTGTGCATGACAAGAAATCCCTGTGCATGAAGCCAGATATGAAAATCGGAGTGCTGTTTGATGTTGTAGAAGGCCACGATGAGGAATCTGATTTTATTGCTCTGCGCCAAGTTTTCACTTCTAGGCTTGTTGATTACTTTATAAAGCATCCTGAG GCCTGTGATATCCCACAGGCTATATTACCAGGTCCATTTAACCAAAGTAAGGAGGCTACTTTTGAGGACAAGGCTGGTGACCATTCAATGGCTATCTTTTGTGAGCCCTTTAATGAAATAAGTGAGACCATTGCTCCAGAACCAATGATCACAGATCAATCAAGAGAATATCTGCCAGCTGCCATTGAAAGTCAGATGTTGTCTACTCCATCCCATCTACGCCCATCTTTCAATAGGCACTTCTCTCAGAAGACTCCTTCTGAAGAGGAGAAGGTGCAACTGTTAGCATCATCTCCTGTTCCTTCATCAGTTTCACCATCTGGCGATCTGCATAATGAGCATCTCAATGAAGCAAGAACTGGAGAATCTCCTGAGTTTtgttctaaatttaattttaggaCTAACCTGGACATCGAAAGCGAACGAGCAAGACAAtcgtgcatcccatattccaaATATACTTCTTTCAATCCTCTGCCTAGCCAACCAATCAATCCTGAAGTCTCTGCTGATGTGTATACTTCTACCAGCCCCAAGTGTAAACCTGACTCATCTGTTGATAAATTACTGTTAGAAACGCCTGCACAGTCAACTCCAAGGAGAGCAATGCATAGCTCTGATGACAAGCACAAGGACACTACTAGCCAAAAGCAGACATTATCTTGTAAGCCTGCAAAAAGGGTGTTAGATTTCTCATACATGGAAGCTGATAAAGGTGCATCAGAATACTATGAATTCTTACATGATAGTAGCACTCAACCTCTTGCTGGCTCTTCTTCACTACTTAAAAAG GTGGAGGTAAGCCTTGGTCACTCATCTGTGGATCAGAAAACCTGTCAGTCTGATACAGTGCACCAGCAGATGTCTATTCAGTTGCCTGACCTAGTTTCTCTGGTTCACCACATATTCCAGTCAGTTAACTTCTCCCCAATTACAAAGGAGGAACTTGTGCACAAGATAATTCTAGATAGTTTAGATGTTGTTGACAGAA GGGAGGTTGAAGAACAGATTGGGATTCTTGAAAAGCGAGTTCCAGATTGGATTTGCAGGTTGCCAGCACCTAGTGGTGATGTCTTGTACAA GATCAAGAAAATGTCAGCCTTGGACACAGTTCAGGCGATGGTCATAGCATAG